In Thermothelomyces thermophilus ATCC 42464 chromosome 4, complete sequence, a single genomic region encodes these proteins:
- a CDS encoding polysaccharide lyase family 3 protein (CAZy_ID 267951) — MHRYAFLALLPAVLAKVPLVARAGVTTTLPASAGATATSAPITVKAGQTYDGKMKNFDRSPRVCAEQTETGEDDAMFILEDGATLSNVIIGPNQAEGVHCRGTCTLINVWFQDVCEDAITLKQSSGTSRIIGGGAFHADDKIVQFNGFGTVEISDFFASDYGKVVRSCGNCKDNGGARHIVIDNVVAVDGGVLCGINTNYGDTCKISNSCQDDGKSCDRFTGNNSGKEPTKIGSGPDGQFCTVTNLSKSC, encoded by the exons ATGCATCGCTACGCCTTCCTCGCCCTGCTCCCGGCCGTCCTCGCCAAGGTGCCCCTTGTGGCCCGCGCCGGAGTCACGACCACGCTGCCGGCCAGCGCGGGCGCCACTGCCACGTCGGCGCCCATCACCGTCAAAGCCGGGCAGACGTACGACGGCAAGATGAAGAACTTTGATCGCTCCC CGAGAGTCTGTGCTGAGCAGACGGAGACGGGTGAGGATGACGCCATGTTCATTCTCGAGGACGGTGCCACTCTCTCCAAC GTCATCATTGGTCCCAACCAGGCGGAGGGTGTCCATTGCAGGGGCACTTG CACCCTGATCAACGTCTGGTTCCAAGATGTCTGCGAAGATGCTAT CACCCTCAAGCAGTCGAGCGGCACGTCCCGGatcatcggcggcggcgccttcCATGCCGACGACAAGATTGTGCAGTTCAACGGGTTCGGCACGGTGGAGATCAGCGACTTCTTCGCGAGCGACTACGGCAAGGTGGTGCGCAGCTGCGGCAACTGCAAGGACAACGGCGGGGCGCGGCACATCGTCATCGACaacgtcgtcgccgtcgacggcggcgtccTCTGCGGCATCAACACCAACTACGGCGACACCTGCAAGATTTCCAACAGCTGCCAGGACGACGGCAAGAGCTGCGACCGCTTCACCGGCAACAACAGCGGCAAGGAGCCCACCAAGATCGGCAGCGGTCCCGACGGCCAGTTCTG
- a CDS encoding methyltransferase-like protein produces MSIFGRATFSSAGYAAFRPSYPPVLFNRVLAFHHQGRSQGQAASGSPSGNLLDLGCGHGVVARALAPHFSSVVGVDPSAGMVEQARRLTSSDGYGDGGGGDGGSRITFRQGGAEDLSFLADGSVDCAVAGQAAHWFDYARAWPELARVVRSGGTLAFWGYKDHVIVGHPATTPIYERFTYGEAEPVPGWESMARFWEMPGRKILRGSYRAIVPPAADWDRVTRIAWDPDRTRADAVAGAPEEALWLRKTLTLGQLQGYLRTFSAFHGWQGAHPDKKSRAEGGEGDIIDLMFDEMIAAVPEWQARGDDWKQIEVDVVWGTVLLMAKRR; encoded by the exons ATGTCGATCTTTGG CCGGGCCACCTTCTCCTCGGCCGGCTATGCGGCCTTCCGGCCGTCCTATCCGCCCGTGTTGTTCAACCGCGTGCTCGCCTTCCATCACCAGGGGAGGAGCCAGGGCCAGGCGGCGAGCGGGAGCCCGTCGGGGAACCTGCTCGACCTCGGGTGCGGGCACGGGGTGGTGGCGCGGGCGCTGGCGCCGCACTTCTCCTCGGTCGTCGGGGTAGACCCTTCGGCGGGCATGGTGGAGCAGGCGCGGCGGCTGACGTCGTCGGACGGctacggcgacggcggcggcggcgacggcggcagtCGGATCACGTTCCGACAGGGCGGGGCCGAGGACCTGTCCTTCCTGGCGGACGGGTCGGTTGACTGCGCGGTGGCGGGCCAGGCGGCGCACTGGTTCGACTACGCGCGTGCCTGGCCCGAGCTGGCGCGCGTGGTCCGCAGCGGCGGCACGCTGGCTTTCTGGGGTTACAAGGACCACGTCATCGTCGGGCACCCGGCCACGACGCCCATCTACGAGCGCTTCACATACGGCGAGGCCGAGCCGGTGCCCGGGTGGGAGAGCATGGCGCGCTTCTGGGAGATGCCCGGGCGCAAGATCCTCCGCGGCTCCTACCGTGCCATCGTGCCCCCCGCGGCCGACTGGGACCGCGTCACGCGCATCGCCTGGGACCCGGACCGGACGCGGGCCGACGCGGTCGCGGGCGCCCCCGAGGAGGCCCTCTGGCTGCGCAAGACGCTCACGCTCGGCCAGCTCCAGGGCTACCTCCGTACCTTCAGTGCCTTTCATGGCTGGCAAGGGGCCCACCCGGACAAGAAGAGCCGGGCCGAAGGCGGCGAGGGGGATATTATCGATCTCATGTTCGACGAGATGATCGCGGCCGTGCCCGAGTGGCAGGCCAGGGGGGATGACTGGAAGCAGATCGAGGTCGACGTCGTCTGGGGCACTGTCCTCCTCATGGCTAAGAGGCgatga
- a CDS encoding general substrate transporter: MASTGNSDRDAVDQSHVGAAAAGDDQKVDPYKDVVEAERAPSPELEKRLRPDYSKMDKELAQYVSDTRIDISEEENNRLRRLVDKRVLVIMITTYFLQAIDKGTMSFASIMGIIEDTGLHGQQYQWLTTCIYITILIVEYPQNWLIARVPIAKYLSFSIMAWGAVLACTAACTSFAGLVTVRTLLGLFESVCQPAFVVLSATWYRREEQAARVTYWYMMNGAQQIVGGLLAYCFSLIRTGPLKSWQWLFMSYGIISVIYGAFVGWWMPDSPMRAKCFTEEDKRLMVERVRANQTGVQNRQWKKHQFWEGILDPQAWGYALIQLCTTLPTSGLGSFQGLIIKSFGFSVLQTQLLAMVLGAYIIIVLLSSSWLVKKTNQNLLVMLGFVIPYFIGTICLMTVPIETLGQKVGLVICYYITLSFWSAQTLALSMLSRNVAGQTKKSVAVALNFIIWSTGNAIGPQVFLDWDKPRYFIAFATHLGCYTLLVIVILGLRFYLKYQNKKRDELAASGAAEAKDENLVHAFEDLTDKENPNFRYVY; encoded by the exons ATGGCTTCGACGGGCAACAGCGACCGCGATGCCGTCGATCAGTCCCATGTCGGCGCCGCTGCTGCGGGCGACGACCAAAAGGTTGATCCCTACAAGGACGTCGTCGAGGCCGAGCGGGCGCCGTCGCCCGAGCTCGAGAAGCGGCTGAGGCCCGACTACTCGAAGATGGACAAGGAGCTGGCCCAGTACGTCTCGGACACGCGCATCGACATctcggaggaggagaacAACCGACTCCGCCGCCTCGTCGACAAGCGCGTCCTCGTCATCATGATCACCACCTACTTCCTGCAGGCCATCGACAAGGGCACCATGAGCTTTGCCTCCATCATGGGCATCATCGAGGACACCGGCCTCCACGGTCAACAA TATCAATGGCTCACCACGTGTATCTACATCACCATCCTGATCGTCGAGTACCCGCAAAACTGGCTCATCGCGCGCGTGCCGATCGCCAAGTACCTCTCCTTCTCCATCATGGCCTGGGGCGCGGTGCTGGCCTGCACGGCCGCCTGCACCTCCTTCGCCGGCCTGGTGACGGTACGGACGCTGCTGGGCCTGTTCGAGTCGGTCTGCCAGCCCGCCTTCGTCGTGCTGTCGGCGACGTGGTACCGGCGCGAGGAGCAGGCGGCGCGCGTGACGTACTGGTACATGATGAACGGCGCCCAGCAGATCGTCGGCGGCCTGCTGGCCTACTGCTTCTCCCTCATCCGCACCGGCCCGCTCAAGTCGTGGCAGTGGCTCTTCATGTCCTACGGCATCATCTCAGTCATCTACGGCGCCTTTGTCGGATGGTGGATGCCCGACTCGCCCATGCGCGCGAAGTGCTTCACCGAGGAGGACAAGCGCCTCATGGTCGAGCGCGTCCGCGCCAACCAGACCGGCGTCCAGAACCGCCAGTGGAAGAAGCACCAGTTCTGGGAGGGCATCCTCGACCCCCAGGCCTGGGGCTACGCCCTCATCCAGCTGTGCACCACCCTCCCGACCAGCGGCCTCGGCAGCTTCCAGGGCCTCATCATCAAGTCCTTTGGCTTCTCCGTCCTGCAGACCCAGCTGCTCGCCATGGTCCTCGGCGCCTACATCATCATCGTCCTGCTCAGCTCCTCCTGGCTCGTCAAGAAGACCAACCAGAACCTGCTGGTCATGCTGGGCTTTGTCATTCCGTAC TTCATCGGCACCATCTGCCTCATGACGGTCCCAATCGAGACCCTGGGCCAGAAGGTCGGCCTGGTCATCTGCTACTACATCACGCTGTCCTTCTGGTCCGCCCAGACGCTGGCCCTGTCCATGCTGTCGCGCAACGTGGCCGGACAGACCAAGAAGAGCGTGGCCGTGGCGCTCAACTTTATCATCTGGTCCACCGGCAACGCCATCG GCCCCCAAGTCTTCCTCGACTGGGACAAGCCCCGGTACTTCATCGCCTTCGCTACCCACCTGGGCTGCTACACTCTGCTGGTCATCGTCATCCTCGGCCTCCGCTTCTACCTCAAGTACCAGAACAAGAAGCGCGACGAGCTGGCCGCGTCCGGCGCTGCCGAGGCCAAGGACGAGAACCTCGTGCACGCGTTCGAGGACCTGACGGACAAGGAGAACCCCAACTTCCGCTACGTGTACTAG
- a CDS encoding glycoside hydrolase family 105 protein (CAZy_ID 267906) — MPTTYAGITSQEVHAKIELLISAMVNIRDKTGEFLLTLPDGRVIDTKGWQDWEWTHGIGLYGIWQYYQLTNEPRYLAIIEDWFAARFAAGGTTKNINTMAAMLTLACVYERTGNPAYLPWLDAWAEWAYHDLERTRHGGMQHITYLEENRDQLWDDTLMMTVLPLAKIGFVLRRPHYVDEARRQFLLHVQYLFDAKTGLFFHGWQFHEDGRPGGHNFAEARWARGNSWLTIAIPEFLELLREGAASSSSSNGGSSNDVALEAFLRSTLRAQCEALRPLQDPTTGLWRTLLDVPESEGSYAEASATAGFAFGVLKGLRRRDLPAGAGEFEDMAVRAVRAVLANVSDDGELLNTSFGTGMGRDLQHYKDIPVTSMPYGQAMAIMALVEFSRRFI, encoded by the coding sequence ATGCCAACCACGTACGCCGGCATCACCTCGCAAGAGGTGCACGCCAAGATCGAGCTGCTCATCTCGGCCATGGTCAACATCCGGGACAAGACGGGCGAGTTCCTGCTGACGCTGCCGGACGGGCGCGTCATCGACACCAAGGGGTGGCAGGACTGGGAGTGGACGCACGGCATCGGGCTGTACGGCATCTGGCAGTACTACCAGCTGACCAACGAGCCGCGCTACCTGGCCATCATCGAGGACTGGTTCGCCGCCCgcttcgccgccggcggcaccACCAAGAACATCAACACCATGGCCGCCATGCTCACCCTTGCCTGCGTCTACGAGCGGACGGGCAACCCGGCCTACCTGCCCTGGCTCGACGCCTGGGCCGAGTGGGCCTACCACGACCTGGAGCGCACCCGCCACGGCGGCATGCAGCACATCACCTACCTCGAGGAGAACCGCGACCAGCTGTGGGACGACACCCTCATGATGACCGTCCTGCCCCTCGCCAAGATCGGCTTCGTCCTCCGCCGCCCCCACTACGTCGACGAGGCCCgccgccagttcctcctccACGTCCAGTACCTGTTCGACGCCAAGACCGGCCTCTTCTTCCACGGCTGGCAGTTCCACGAGGACGGCCGCCCGGGCGGCCACAACTTCGCCGAGGCCCGCTGGGCCCGCGGCAACAGCTGGCTGACCATCGCCATTCCCGAGTTCCTCGAACTGCTGCGCGAGGGCgccgccagcagcagcagcagcaacggcggcagcagcaacgaCGTGGCGCTCGAGGCGTTTCTGCGGAGCACGCTGCGGGCGCAGTGCGAGGCGCTGCGGCCGCTGCAGGATCCGACGACGGGCCTGTGGCGGACGCTGCTGGACGTGCCCGAGTCGGAAGGGTCGTACGCGGAGGCGAGCGCGACGGCCGGGTTCGCCTTCGGCGTGCTCAAGGgcctgcggcggcgggaccTGCCCGCGGGGGCCGGCGAGTTCGAGGACATGGCCGTCCGCGCCGTCCGCGCCGTCCTGGCCAACGTcagcgacgacggcgagctGCTCAACACCTCCTTCGGCACCGGCATGGGCCGCGACCTGCAGCACTACAAGGACATCCCCGTCACCAGCATGCCCTACGGGCAGGCCATGGCCATCATGGCGCTGGTCGAGTTTTCGAGGAGATTTATCTGA